The Saccharothrix violaceirubra genome segment CACGACGACGATCGCGACGCCCTCGACCACGAGCAGTGCCAAGAGCACCACCAGCTGCAACACCCCTGCCTGCCACACCGGGGAACCGCCGAGCGGCATGCCGACAAATGCACCCGGAAGCGTGACGAGCCCGACCGTCCGGGTCTGGTCCGACGCGGGCACCAGGGTGATACCGGCCATCGGCACCAGGCCCGACAGCACCAGCACCACCAGGGTCGGCAGCGTGCCCGCGAGGATCGCGACGCCCACCCACGCCCCGCGCCGGCCCGCCTTCGTGCGACCGGCCGAGGTCGCCGTCGCCACACCGGCCATGACCAGCAGGAACGCGGCCGTGAGTGGGAGCGACGCGAGCACGGCCGTGAGCACCGCCGACACGGCCGCGAGCTGGGCGGTCACCCGGACCGCGGCCCGGACCGGCACCCGTCAGACCACCCCACCGCACCACGACGGCGGCAGCGGCCACGAGCACCAGGCAGACGACGAGGACCCGGGTCCACTCAGTCGCGACGACCACGGTTCAACGTAGCCCGCAACGTGACACCGCCGCGCCGGGCCAGCACGACCGCGCCGACCACGGCCGACAGGATCGCGACGACCCCGCCGACGACCAGGGGCGCACGGGGCGTGAAGTGCTCGGCGAGCCAGCCCATCACCGGGCCGCCGAGCGGGTTTCCGCCCAGGAAGACGAGCATGTACAGGCCCATGACCCGGCCGCGCATGGCCGGCGCGACCGAGAGCTGCACGGTGGCGTTCGCGGTGGTCGTGAAGGTCATCATGGCGATGCCGACCGGGATCAGCACCGCGCCCGACAGCCACAGCGACGGCATCAGCCCGGCCGCGATCTCCAGCACGCCGAACGCCAGGGAGCCCAGGAAGAGCAGGCGCAGCCGGGGCCGGCCGCGGGCGCTGCGCCGGGCGGCGAGCGTGGCGCCCGCCAGCGTGCCGACCGCGAGCAGGGTGGACAGCAGGCCGTACGCGTCCGCGTCGCCGCCGAACGTGTTGCGGGCGAGCACGGCGAGCGTGACGTAGAAGTTCAGGCCGAACGTGCTGATGAAGAACACCAGGCAGAGCAGGATCACCAGGTCCGGGCGGCGGCGCACGTAGCGCAGGCCCTCGACGAGCTGGCCCTTCTCGCGCGGAACGGGTTCGCCGCGGTGGAGCTTCGCGGCGTCCATGCGGAGCAGGCCGACGATCACACCGACGAAGCTGAGCGCGTTGATCAGGAACACCCAGCCGGTGCCGACCGCGATGATCATCACCCCGGCCACGGCCGGGCCGACCATGCGGGCGAGGTTGAACGTCATCGAGTTCAGCGCGACGGCGTTGGTGAGCTGGTCGCGGCCGACCAGCTCCACCACGAACGACTGCCGCACCGGCGTCTCCACGGCCGCGACCGCGCCGAGCACCAGGCACAGCAGGTAGACCTGCCAGAGCTGGACCAGGCCCGTGACGTCGAGCAGGCCCAGGACCAGCGCGCACAGGCCGAGCCCGATCTCCAGGCCCACCAGCAGGCGGCGCTTGTCCATGCGGTCGGCGAGCACGCCCGCCCACAGCGAGAGGAAGAGCGTGGGCGTGAACTGGAGGGCTGCGGCGATGCCGAGCGCGACCGGCGAGCCGTCGGAGAGTTCCAGGACCAGCCAGTCCTGCGCGACGCGTTGCATCCACAGGCCGACGAGCGAGACGACCTGGCCGGACGCGTAGTAGCGGTAGTTGCGCACGCGCAGCGACCCGAACATGCCGGAACGCCGGGCCGTGTCGGCTTCTCCACCACCCGCGTACGCCGGCACCCGCCTACTGCCCCGCCATCCGGTCGATGATCCCGGCGGCGCGTGACAGCACCGCCCGTTCCTCGGGTGTCAGCTCGGCGAGGCGCTTGTCCAACCACGCCTCGCGGGCCGACACCTCTTCCTTGATGTACGCGCGGCCGGTGTCCGTCGTCTCGACGATGGCCTGCCGGCCGTCGGTCGGGTGCGGACGTCGGGTCGCGAAGCCGAACTCCTCCAGAGCCGCGATCACCCGGGTCATCGACGGGGGCTGGACGCCTTCCTTGGCGGCGAGTTCGCCGGGCGTGAGCGGGCCGCACTTGTGCAGGGTGGACAGCGCCGAGACCTGGGTGAGCGAGATCGTCGAGTTGATCCGCTGGGCACGGAGCCTTCGCGTGAGCCGGACGACCGCGAGCCGCAGCAGGCTCGCCAGTCCGGGTTCCGGGTCGCTCTCGGGCATATGGTTAGCATACCTCACGAATTGTCGCCGCGGATCGGCGGCTTCGCGCGGGAGGTAGCCTGCGAGCGTGGAGTCCGCACCCCCGCCGCCCGCCCTGCCCGCCCGCCTGGCCGACCCCGTGCCCGCCATCGTCGGCGGGACGGTGCTGTGGTTCGCGGCCTTCGTGGTGGTGCTGGTTTTCGCGCGCGACAACCAGATGCTGCTGTGGACGTGCCTGACCGGCGGCGTGCTCGGGATCATCGGGTACGGGATCTTCGCGTGGCAGCGGTCGGCCGCGCGGCGTGGTTCCCGCACCGCCCAGTCCGGTCTCTAGAACAGGGCCACCAGGACCAGGATCACCGCGACCACGACCAGGATCGGCAGCCACGGGATGTGCCCGGCCCGCCGGCGGTGGTGCGCGTCGACGGTCGTCGTGCGGAACCAGCTGCCGGGCAGCCGTCGACGGTGTCGCTGAACCCAGGGCATGACCACTCCATCCGGTAGGGGACCTCGAACCGGGGTTACCCACCAGGGTGCGGCCGGCACACATCCCGGTTGTCCGGGGGTGTGGTCGGGGTTCTTGCGTGCACGACTCGTGGTGTCCGAGCGTGCCGACCGCGGTGCCCCGACGCACGGCACGCAGGTCCGAACGCACAGTTCGGAGTGCCCGAGTGCACGACTCGTGGTGTCCGAACGCATAACTCGCGCGATCGGGGGGTCCGAGTGTGTGTTTCGGGGTGCCTGAGTGGAGGACCCGCGGGGTCAGCCCAGGAGGATGGTCGGGGTGGGGTCGGTGATCAGGGCGGCGAACGTGTGGCGGTCCGGCCAGCGCGACGTGGCCCAGGCCAGCGCCCGTGCCAGGCCCTCGGGGGTGTCGGCGGTGTGCAGGACGTCCTCGTCCAGCCACCACAGCACGTCGTGGGTGTCGCCCTCCGCCGAGACCTCCAGCCGGTCGTGGACGGTCACGGTGCCGGCGGGCAGGGCGACGCCGAGCAGGTCGCACGCCAGGCGCACGGCAGCCAACTCCGCCCACCCGACCTCCTCGCCGGTGGTCAGGACGGTGCCGGTCACCTCCTCTGACGCCAACGGCAGCGCGAGCAGCTCGGCCAGCGCCTCCGGATCGGTGTCGGCGGTCAGCACGGCCTCCGGGGGCAGCACGCCCAACAGCCACGGCCGGTCCATCACCACGACCTCGTCGGCCGGTTCCGCCGCGCCGGTCAGCACGCGGACGCGGTCCGGCGGTTCGACGCTGACCGCGTCGGCCACCTCGGCGAGCGCGGCGTGCACGCGCAGCACCAACGCATCGGACAGCGTGCGCGCGGGATCGCCCAGGCGGGCCAGCAGATCGGTGACGTCGTCCTCGTCCAGCACGGCCAACTCGGTGCGCACCCCGCACGCCGCCAGCACGTGCGGCGGCAGTCCGACCTCCGGGACCACGTCGTACAGGCCGGTCAGCGACTCGGCGTCGGCGGTGCGCCACTCGCGCGGGGGCGTGCCGGCGAACTGGGCGTACCTGGCCAGCCACCAGCCGGTGTAGCCGTCGGGTTCGACGACGGCACGCCAGGTCTCCGGCGACCCGGCCATCATCGCCAGGGCGGCGGGCCACTTGTCGTCGGCCACCAGGTCCAGGTCTCGGATGCCCAGCACGCGCGCGGGCGGCTCCTCGGCCGCGTCCCACCAGTAGCCCTCGTCGGCCAGGTCGTGGTCCGGTTCGGTCGGCGCGTCGTCGACCACGACCGTGAACCCGTCCAGCACGCCCACCCCGGTCAGGGTCGGGCGGTCCCAGGCGGCGGCGACGTCGGCGGACAGGACGCCCACCGGGGCGTCGTCCTCCAGGACCTCCAGCAGGGGCGAGTCCGGCAGCACGAGTTCGTCCGCGCGCCGCCACTCCCCCGCGGCGTCCGGCAGTGCCAGGGCACCCAGCCACGGCCGGCCACCGGCCCGGGACACCAGGCGCAGCACGGCGTCCAGGAGGTCCCGGCCCTCCAACGCGGGGTCGTCGAGGCTGTGCTCCACGGCCTCGCGGACCGCCGGCGAGTCGAGCAGCTCGGCCGGTCCGGCCTCGACCGCGCCCAGGCGCAACAGCAGCGGGTGCGCGGCGTCCGGGTGCGCGATGCGCAGGCCGGGCACCTCGAACGGGGTGTCGAGCAGGTAGACCTCGCGCGGACTGCCCACCAGGCGCCCGTCCGCGAGCGGCACGGGTAGCGAGCCGAGCGCCTCGCGGGCCGCCGAGTCCACGTCGGCCAGCGGTGCCAGGGCCGCGTACACGTCGTGCCACCACGTCGGGTCGCCGCCGACGCCGGTCAGCGCGGTCACCACGCCCGCGACCGACAGTCGCGGGACTTCCAGCGCCGCCAACGCCTTCGCGTACTTGGGCAGCGTCAGTTCGCCGTCGAGCAGGCCGGGGACCACGTCCTCGAGCAGGTCGACCAGGGCCTCGGACGCCGCGTCCAGCACGGTCGCGCCCACCGGGGAAGCCCAGTCGCCGGTCGCCATCGGCAGCCACGTCGCCCGGCGCAGCGCGGCCAGCACGCCGGCGCGCAGCAGCCCGTCCACTTCGGACAGCGGGAAACCGGGCAGCGGCACCAGGTCCATGCGGTCGATCGCGGGCAGACCCGTGACCAGGTCCGGGTACGCGGTACACGCCTGGTCGAGCACGTACGACGCGGCGGGGCCGACGAGCACCCGACGGCGGGACGGCTCGACCGGCAGCGTCGCGATCAGCCGCGCGGGCAGCGACAGCTTCTCGTCGGTCGGAGTAGGCGCGTGCAGCACGTCGCCGGCGAGGGGTGCGTCCAGCGGGTACGCCCAGCAGGCCGACCAGTGCGGCCGGGCCTCGACGCCCTGCACCAGGTCGGCGGGCAGCTCCCCGCCCACGCGGTGCACAAGCCAGCGGCGTTCGCCCTCGGGACCGGCCAGCACCACGACGCCGTCGACGGTCGTGCGTTCCCAAACGCGGTCGTCGACCTCGATCCGGCGCAGACCGGGCAACGCCAGCAGCAGGTCGGGCGCCTGACCGGCGAACTCGTCGAGCAGGCCGGCGGCGTCGAGCCCGAGCGGCAGCCGCACCTCGGTGTCGAAGCCGGCCGGGAGGTCCGCCTCGTCGGTCGGCCACACCAGCCGGAGGACGGGCACGTCGCCGCCGCGCGCGGAGGCCAGTTCCGGGACGGCCGCGCGGGTCCGGGACGCGGAGAACAGCACGCCGCCGGACGACGAGACGACGCGCGGGGCGTCGGTCACGGCCAGCACGGCGGCGAACCCGACGCCGAACCGCCCGACCGTGTCGCCCGACTTGGCGGACGCGCGCAGCGAGGCCAGGGCCTCGACGCCCGCGGCGGTCAGCGGGGCGCCGGTGTTCGCCGCGCGCAACTCGCCGTCCACAACGGACAGCCGGAGCACGCCGGGCCGGTCACCGGCCGCGTCGGCGGCGTTCTGGGCCAACTCGACCAGCAGTCGGTCGCGGTAGCCGCCGAGGCGCAGGTCCTCTTCGGCGTTGGCGTCCTCGCGGAACCTCGTGGGAGAGCCGCGCCAGGCGGCGAGCACCGAGTCACGCAGGGCCTCGGTGCCGAACGGGTCGCGGTTCACGACTCGGTGGACCCCGCGATCCCGTCACCCGGGGCCGGGGTGGGTGCCTGTGCCTGTGCCGACGGCGGAGTCTGCGGACCGGCGAAGACCTCACCACCCGGGACGGGGTCGGTGGCCGGATCACCCGCGGCCTCCGTACCGGAAGCGGACCGGACACCGGTGGTCGTGGTGTCGCCGGAGGCCCGGGCGCCAGTGGACCGGGCGGCGGAAGTCGGGTCGGCCGCCACGCGGACGGTCTCGCCGACGACGAGCACGCGATCCGAAGCCTGACCGGCCGACCCGACGACGGAGGCACTCGCGGTCGCAGGCACGTCGGCGGACCCGGTACCGACCTCGTCCGGAACGGTCGCGGTGTCGGCGGATCCGACGGCAGCCTCGTTCGCGGCGGTGTCGACGCCCGGACCCGGGGTCGCGGCGGTCCCGTTCGCGGCGGTGTCGACGCCCGGACCCGGGGTCGCGGCGGTCCCGTTCACGGCGGCGTGGGCGTCGGTGGCGTTCGTCGCGGCGGCCCGGATGTCAGCGGTCCCGTTCGCGGCCTGCGGGTGGGCGGTGGCCGTGTCGGCGACAGTGTCCGCGGCGGCCTCGGCGGCGCTCTCCGCGAGAGCGGCCTCCGTGGCGGCGGGCACCACGTTGACCTCGATGTCGAGCCGTGCGTCGTCGTAGACCAGGTCCGCGACCGGCACGATGGGACCGTTGTCCACGGCCACCTCGGAGTGCGCGCCGCAGCCGTACTCGGCGTGCACCACGTGACCGTCGGCGGGCGTGAACTCGTTGCCGCACACGCCGAACGCGGCACCGAGCGACCCCGCGACCCGGAGGTAGAAGCCGCACGTGCCGCAGTTCGCGGGCGCGCTGCGGGCCATGTCGCTGCGTGGACCGAAATCGCCGCCGTGCCAGCGGTGCCCGGCGTCCAGCACGCCCTCGCGGGACAGCACGCGGACGCGGCCCAGGCCGATCTCCAGCGCCGTCTCCTCGACCGCCGGGTCCTCCGACGCCACGTAGGCGGGCGCGAGGCGGGGGTCGTCGGCGCGGCTGGGCAGCAGGTCGCCGACACCGAGGTCGCCCGCGCGGACCCGTTCGTGCCACGGCACCCAGTCGGGCGCGACGAGCGCGTGCTCGCCGGGCAGCAGCACGACCTCGCTGACCGAGACCGGCGTGCCCTCACCGCCGTGCGCGACCGTCACGGCCCAGCGCCAACCCCGGTAGCCGGCGTGTTCGGCGCCGAAGAGGTGGGTGACCGAGGCGTCGTCCTCGGCGACCACGCCGACGTGTCCGCCGACCTGGTCCTGACCCGCTTCCTCCTGCGCGGCGGCACGGGCGAGCGCGACGGCCGCGGGGTCCGCGAGCACGGGCTGGGGCTGCTGGGTCGGCGTGGCGGTCACACGAGGGATTGTGCCGCACGGCCGTCGGTGCCCGCGCACACGTGCCACCCTTTCGGAGTGCGTTGGTTCCCGGCGGTGGTACTGGTCCTGCTCCTGGCCGCGTGCGCGGAAGACCCGCACGAACAGCCCCCGCCGGTGGCGGTGCTGGCGGCGATCCCGCACGACACGTCCGCGTTCACGCAGGGCCTGGAACTGGTCGACGGCGTGCTCTACGAGGGCACTGGCCTGGAGGGGGAGTCGACCGTGCGCCGCGTCGACCCGGCCACCGGCGAGGTGCGGCGCCGCGTCGACCTGCCCGCGCCGCTGTTCGGCGAGGGCATCACGGTCGTCGACGACCGGCTCTGGCAGATCACCTGGCAGGACGGCGTGGCGATCGAGCGCGACCGGTCGACGTTGGCAGAGGTGAGACGCGTCACGTACGAAGGCGAGGGCTGGGGGCTGTGCCGCGACGGCGACCGCCTGGTCATGAGCGACGGCAGCGCGCGGCTGACGTTCCGCGACCCGAGGACGTTCGCGGCGACGGGTTCGGTGTCGGTGGCCGAGGGCGGGCGGCCGGTCGCGCGGCTCAACGAACTGGAGTGCGTCCGCGGGCAGGTGTGGGCGAACGTCTGGCAGACCGACCGGATCGTGCGGATCGACCCGACGGACGGCCGGGTGACGGCGTCGTTCGACCTCGGGCCGGTGCGACCGGCGGACGTGCCCCGGTCGGACGTGCTCAACGGGATCGCGGCCGTGCCGGGCACCGACGAGTTCCTGGTCACCGGCAAGAACTGGCCGGTGATGCTGAGGGTGCGGTTCGGCGGGGTCTGACCGCCGGGAGCACCCCGACGGCACGGACGGCCGCCTCGGGCAGCCACCGCGGGCGCTTCCGGCGGCGTGGACGTCGGGAGTGGGCACGGCAGGACGGCCCCGACCTGCCGCCGCGAGCGGTTCCGGCATCCGGACGAGGGGGATTCTGGTCCATCCGGCCGTGAGGCAGGATCGGGGTGTGACACCGGACCAACCGCCGCGCCGGTACCCCTGGGAGGACGACGAGTACCGGCCGCGGGCGCGGTCGTACCCGGTCGTCCCGGCCGAGCAGGCGCCGCCGCCGCCACCGCCGGCCGCGCCGCCGCGCAAGATCACGGTCACGCGGGTCGCGGTGTGGCGGGTCCGGCAGCTCACGGGCCGGGCCTGGGCGGCGTTCCGGCGGGCGGCGCACGCCGACGGCGCGCAGCGGTCCGGCCAGTCCGCGTTGACCTACGCCGTCATGCTCAACTACGCGGCCGACGCCGCCATGGCCGTCGCACTCGCCAACACGCTGTTCTTCTCGGCCGCCACCGGCGAGAGCCAGGGCCGGGTCGCGCTCTACCTGCTGGTCACGGTCGCGCCGTTCGCGCTCGTCGCCCCGGTGATCGGCCCCGCGCTCGACCGGCTGCGGCAGGGCCGGCGGGCGGCGTTGGCCGCCTCGTGCGTGCTGCGGATCTTCCTGTCGATCGTGATGGCCGTGGACTTCGACGGGTGGGGTTTGTACCCGGCCGCGCTGGGATCGATGGTCCTGTCGAAGTCGTTCACGGTGCTCAAGGCCGCCATGACGCCGCGCGTGGTGCCGCCCGGCATCACGTTGGCCAAGGTCAACGCCCGGATGACGGTGTTCGGCCTCGCCGCCGGCGGCGTCTTCGGCGCGGTCGCGGCCGGGTGCGCGAAGGTGTTCGGTTCGCCCGGCGCGCTGTGGTTCACGGCGGTGTTGTGCCTGGCCAACGCGTGGCTCTGCCTGCGGATGCCGCCGTGGGTCGAGGTCGCGGACGGCGAGGTGCCCACCTCGTTGCGGGCCCGCACGAAACGGCCGCGGCAGGTGCTCGGCCGGACCGTCGTGGTCGCCCTGTGGGGCAACGGGTCGATCCGGATGCTGACCGGTTTCCTGATGCTGTTCTCGGCGTTCGTCGTCCGCGCGCAGACCGAGGGCGAACCGGTCCTCCAGGTGCTGCTGCTCGGCGTCATCGCCGGTGCGGCCGGGATCGGCAGTTTCCTGGGCAACGCCGTCGGCGCGCGGATCCACGTCGGCGCACCGGACCAGGTCGTGGTGTGGTGCGCGGGCGCCGCACTGGCGGCCGTGGTCGTGGCCGCGATCCTGCCCGGACTCGGCACCGCCGCGATCGTCGGCCTGGTCGGTGCCGCCGCGAGTTCGCTGGCCAAGATCAGCCTGGACGCCGTGGTGCAGGACGACCTGCCGGAGGAGTCGCGGGCCTCGGCGTTCGGCCGGTCCGAGACGGTGTTGCAGCTCGCCTGGGTGTTCGGCGGCGCGTTGGGCGTCCTGCTGCCCACCGAGTACTGGATCGGCTTCACCGTGCTGTCGGGGCTGCTGGCCGTCGGCCTCGCGCAGACGATCGCCACCCGGCGGGGCACGTCGCTGCTGCCCGGCCTCGGCGGCGACCGCCCGCTCCGGCCCACGCCGGCCGCACCGTAGGCTCGCACCCGTGCGCCGAGTGACGTTCCCGCTGCTGGCCCTGTCCGCGACCGTGCTCGCCGGGTGCGCCGCACCCGCGCACCCGACGGTGACGTTCTACGCCGACGGCCACGCCATCGAGGTCCCGCCGACGCAGTACTGCGACATCGCCTCCGAGAACTGCGCCGTCGACCCGCGGGCCGCCGGGGTGCTGCGCGTGCGGCCCGGCAAGCCGGTGCAGATCTCGGTGCCCGGCGAGATCGCGGACAGCGCGTGGGCGGTGAACTTCACCTACCGGAACGCGTCCGGCGTCCGGCAGGAACCGTTGCGCAGCAAGGTTTTCACCGCGGCCGACCCGCGGCACGCGTACACCCTGACGCTGCCCTCGGCCGGCGACCAGCTGGAAAGCGTGGAGATCCAGCAGTACGGCAAGCGGATCGAGAGCAGCGCCTTGGGCATCGAGTTCGTCGCGCGGGCGACGTGGGTGCTGTCGGTCGACGACCGGGGCTGACCTACGGGTCCAGCTCCCGGGCCACGGCGCGGACGACCTCGGCGATCAGCTTGACGTTCTTGCGGTCGGGGTAGCGCCCCCGGCGCAGTTCCGGCTGGACCTTCAGCTCCAGCAGCTTGATCATGTCGTCCACCAGGCCGTGCAGTTCCTCGGCGGGCCGACGGCGGGCCTCCACCACCGACGGCGCCGGGTCGATCAGGCGCACGGACAGCGCCTGCGGACCCCGCCGCCCTTCCGCCATGCCGAACTCGATCCGCTGACCGGCTTTGAGGGCCTCGACTCCCGGGGGCAGCGCGGACTTCCGGACGTACACGTCCTCGCCACCGTCCTGGGTGACGAACCCGAAGCCCTTCTCGGAGTCGTACCACTTGACCTTGCCGGTCGGCACTTCGCTCACCAATCCTCTGCGTCCACACGACGAACGCGCCCCAGGCGTGCCCGAGACGCGTCTCACCAGATTAGCCAAGTCACCTCCGCCGGGGCACCACCGATCGCGCGACTAGTCTCACCCGCATGACCACCTCGAAGGCCCTGCCGACGGCTGTCGCCCTGTTCACGCTGGGTGTGGCGGCCATCGTCGCGATGTTCGTCGCGGGTGCGGACGGGCTGCCCGCGTGGGTGTTCGCGGCGGGCTGGCTGCTCGCGCCGGCCGGGCTCGCCGTCGGCGTGTTCAGCGCGGTGCGCGGTTCCCGACGGCGCTGAGGCGGTCGGCGTTGGCGCGCAACCACTCCGGGAAGGCCGTGAGGTCGGCGAGCACGACGTCCGCGCCCTCGTCGGCGAGTTCCCGCGCCGTGCACGGCCCGCTCACCACGCCGACCGACACGGCGTCGGCGGCCTTGGCACCGCGCACGTCGCCCACGTGGTCGCCGACGTAGACCGCGGCGCCGAACGTGCGCAACGCCTCGCCCTTGCCCGTGGACCAGACCTCGCCGACCAGATGGTCGACCCGCCAGTCGAACGCGGCCAGGTGCAGCGCGGCGTTCACCCGGTACTTGCCGGTGACCACGACGGTGCGTGCGCCCAGTTCGCGCACGGCCGCGAGCGCGTCGGCGGCACCGGGCAGCGCGACCGTGGACGGGATCACGATCTCCGGGTAGAGCGCGCGGAACCGGGCGACCAGCGCGGGGATGTCGACCTCGGGCACGCCCTGGTCCCGGTAGACCAGGTCCAGCGGCGGGCCGAGGTTGGCGGCGAAGTGCGCGCCGTCGAGCGGGTACCCGGACTCGGCCGCCACGGCGTCCATGACGGCCGCCATGCCCGCTCTGGGGTCGATCAACGTCATGTCGAGGTCGAAGCCCACCGTCAGCGGCACACCGGTCACAGTAGAACCCCACCCGATGCGGTGGGGGGATTCCCATTCCGTGCCAAGCTTCCCCTCGTGACGGACCTCACCCGTTCGATGCTCGACGCCGCGGCCGGGTTGATCGCCGCGCACGGGGCACGTGGTCTGCGGATGGCGGACGTGGCCACCAAGGCGGGGGTGAGCCGGCAGACCGTCTACAACGAGTTCCGCAACAAGGGACGTCTCGTGCAGGCCGTGGCGCTGCACAAGACCGCCGAGTTCGTCGACGGGTTGCGCGAGCGGATGGCCGGGTGCGCCGACCCGGTGGACGGACTGCGCGCGGGGTTCGGGTTCGCGTTCGACCTGGCGGCGTCGGACCCGCTGGCCCGGTCGGTGCTCGGCGGCGCGCACGCCGAGGACATGCTGCCGATGCTGACCACGCGGGGGCGTCCGGTGCTCGACCTGGCGACGGCCGCCGTCGCCGCGCACGTCCGGGAGCACTGGCCGCTGCTCACGCCGGAGCGGACCGCGTTGGTCGCGGACACGGCCGTGCGGATCGCGATCAGCCACCTGCTGACGCCGGCCACGTGCGGCGTGGAGTCGGTGGTGGAGGTCACGGTGTCGTTGATCGGCTGACCGCCGCCGGTCCGACCCGTTCCTCGCGCAAGCCGCCGCCTATCCGGACCACTCCGGCCCGGCCATGTTGCCACTCTGTGGCAACATGGCCGGACGTGACCGTCCTGGAACGCGTCCGGACGGGCGCGATGCTGCTCGGTCCGGCCTTCGTCGCCGCGATCGCCTACGTCGACCCCGGCAACGTGGCGACCAACACCGCCGCCGGCGCCCGCTACGGCTACCTGCTGGTCTGGGTACTGGTCGGCGCCAACGTGATGGCGGGCCTCGTGCAGTACCTGTCCGCCAAGCTCGGCCTGGTGACCGGGCGGACGCTGCCCGAACTCGTCCGCGACCGGCTGCCCCGCCCGGCCCGCCTGGCGTACTGGGCGCAGGCCGAGGTCGTCGCCATGGCCACCGACCTGGCCGAGGTGCTGGGCGGCGCGATCGCGTTGCGGCTGCTGTTCGACCTGCCGCTGCTCGTCGGCGGGCTGATCACCGGTGTGGTGTCCACGGCTTTGCTGCTGGTGCAGGACAAACGCGGGCAACGACCATTCGAACGGGTGATCACGACCCTGCTCCTGGTGATCGCCGTCGGCTTCGCCGCCGGACTACTGGTGTCGCCGCCGGACGCGGGCGAGGCAGTCGCCGGCCTGGTGCCCCGCTTCGCCGACGCGGACAGCGTGCTGCTCGCCGCCGGGATGCTCGGCGCGACCGTCATGCCGCACGCCGTGTACCTGCACTCGGCACTGGTGCGCGACCGCCACGGTCGGGCGCCGCACCTGCTCGGATCCACCCGGGTGGACGTCGTGGTGGCCATGGTGCTGGCGGGCGCGGTGAACCTGGCCATGGTGCTGCTCGCCGCGTCGGCGTTGCGCGGACGCCCGGACGTGGACGGCCTCGACGGCGTGCACGCGGCGATCGGCGCGGAACTCGGCGGCGGGATCGCGATCCTGTTCGCCGTCGGCCTGCTGGCCTCCGGCTTCGCCTCCACCGCCGTCGGCTGCTACTCGGGCGCGGTCGTGCTGGACGGGTTGCTGCGGGTGCGCGTGCCCCTGTCGACACGTCGG includes the following:
- a CDS encoding MFS transporter; this encodes MGTAGRPRPAAASGSGIRTRGILVHPAVRQDRGVTPDQPPRRYPWEDDEYRPRARSYPVVPAEQAPPPPPPAAPPRKITVTRVAVWRVRQLTGRAWAAFRRAAHADGAQRSGQSALTYAVMLNYAADAAMAVALANTLFFSAATGESQGRVALYLLVTVAPFALVAPVIGPALDRLRQGRRAALAASCVLRIFLSIVMAVDFDGWGLYPAALGSMVLSKSFTVLKAAMTPRVVPPGITLAKVNARMTVFGLAAGGVFGAVAAGCAKVFGSPGALWFTAVLCLANAWLCLRMPPWVEVADGEVPTSLRARTKRPRQVLGRTVVVALWGNGSIRMLTGFLMLFSAFVVRAQTEGEPVLQVLLLGVIAGAAGIGSFLGNAVGARIHVGAPDQVVVWCAGAALAAVVVAAILPGLGTAAIVGLVGAAASSLAKISLDAVVQDDLPEESRASAFGRSETVLQLAWVFGGALGVLLPTEYWIGFTVLSGLLAVGLAQTIATRRGTSLLPGLGGDRPLRPTPAAP
- a CDS encoding HAD family hydrolase, which codes for MPLTVGFDLDMTLIDPRAGMAAVMDAVAAESGYPLDGAHFAANLGPPLDLVYRDQGVPEVDIPALVARFRALYPEIVIPSTVALPGAADALAAVRELGARTVVVTGKYRVNAALHLAAFDWRVDHLVGEVWSTGKGEALRTFGAAVYVGDHVGDVRGAKAADAVSVGVVSGPCTARELADEGADVVLADLTAFPEWLRANADRLSAVGNRAPR
- a CDS encoding cold-shock protein, with protein sequence MPTGKVKWYDSEKGFGFVTQDGGEDVYVRKSALPPGVEALKAGQRIEFGMAEGRRGPQALSVRLIDPAPSVVEARRRPAEELHGLVDDMIKLLELKVQPELRRGRYPDRKNVKLIAEVVRAVARELDP
- a CDS encoding Nramp family divalent metal transporter — translated: MTVLERVRTGAMLLGPAFVAAIAYVDPGNVATNTAAGARYGYLLVWVLVGANVMAGLVQYLSAKLGLVTGRTLPELVRDRLPRPARLAYWAQAEVVAMATDLAEVLGGAIALRLLFDLPLLVGGLITGVVSTALLLVQDKRGQRPFERVITTLLLVIAVGFAAGLLVSPPDAGEAVAGLVPRFADADSVLLAAGMLGATVMPHAVYLHSALVRDRHGRAPHLLGSTRVDVVVAMVLAGAVNLAMVLLAASALRGRPDVDGLDGVHAAIGAELGGGIAILFAVGLLASGFASTAVGCYSGAVVLDGLLRVRVPLSTRRLITLVPALVVLASGVDPTWALVLSQVVLSFGIPFALVPLVLLTSRRSVVGEWVNHRVVTAAAWVVAAAVITLNGALVWLTVAG
- a CDS encoding DUF2771 family protein; translated protein: MRRVTFPLLALSATVLAGCAAPAHPTVTFYADGHAIEVPPTQYCDIASENCAVDPRAAGVLRVRPGKPVQISVPGEIADSAWAVNFTYRNASGVRQEPLRSKVFTAADPRHAYTLTLPSAGDQLESVEIQQYGKRIESSALGIEFVARATWVLSVDDRG
- a CDS encoding TetR/AcrR family transcriptional regulator, whose amino-acid sequence is MTDLTRSMLDAAAGLIAAHGARGLRMADVATKAGVSRQTVYNEFRNKGRLVQAVALHKTAEFVDGLRERMAGCADPVDGLRAGFGFAFDLAASDPLARSVLGGAHAEDMLPMLTTRGRPVLDLATAAVAAHVREHWPLLTPERTALVADTAVRIAISHLLTPATCGVESVVEVTVSLIG